AGGCACCTCCACTCCGCTGCGCTCTGGATGACAGCTTTAAGGAAGGGATCTTTGACTCAGGGACTAGAAATTATCGTCGCTGCCGCTGTCGTCGAAGTCGCTGCTACTGTCAGAGCCGTCGTCGAACGAAGATGAGTCGTCAGCGAAGTCGCTTGAGGAGTCGCTGTCAAGCAGGCTGTCGCCGTGATCGTCGTGGGAGACGGCATCGGAGAAGCGCGATTCGCCACGACGGTCTTCAATGTCGGGTGAGAGATGCTCGCTGCGCTCGTGCGGCGCAGCGTCGTCGTAGTAGTTGTTGATGATCTCCGGACGCGAGGAATCACCGAACCCGCCGAAGCCGGGGGACTCGGAATGCCCGAAGCCGTGCATGAGGCTCTCGATTCCTTCGAAGGCGAGAGCGCCTGCCGCAACGCCCGTTGCAGTCTGCATCGCTGAGCGGAGAAAGCCTCCCTGCGGGGGCGCGCCGTAGGACGGGGCGTAGCTCGGGACGGGAGCGTACTGCGGCTCCTGGGTATACTGCGGCGGAGGCGGCGGCGGTGGAGGAGGAGGCGCGGGGCGGGACGGTTCGTCGGCGTGGCCAAGAAGATTGCCGAGGAAGCTGGTGGCGCGCTTCGGTTGCTGCTGGCGGAGTTGGTCCGCCTGCGCGCGAAGGTCAGCGAGCTGCTTCTGTGCCTGATCGAGAGCGTACTGCTGCACGAGGACGGTCTGGGTGAGGATGTAAAGCGCGTCGGGGTTGCGTCCAAGGGTTTGCTGCAGGAGCTTCTCGGCGTCGAGGTCTTTTTCGGGAAGCTGGGTCTGGTTGATGCGCTCGATGAGGTCCTGAATCATCTGCTGTTCTTGCGGTGTCATGAGACTCCTCTTTTGCGGCGTCGCCGCTTGGTGCTAGCAGTATGACGCAGACGGGGGTGGAAGAGTATGCAGGGCCGGCCGCGTCTCAGTGCGCTGGGGATAACTTGTTTCGATTCAATGAACAGTCTTCGCTAATGCTAAGCGCTCTGTGGAACGATTCGCTCAGTTTCAATGCACAGTTTTTCATTGACGCGAAGCGCCCTGTGGAGCGGTTCGCTCAATTTCAATGGACAGTTTTCATCCGGCGCGTCATGAAGTCCATCAGCAGGTAGTTGCCGAGGGTCTGCGGGGTGGTGAAGTAAGCTTTGCCGCGGCACATGGCGCTCACCTTCTGGACGAACTGCATCAGGGTGAAGTCGTTGGCCAGCATGAAGGTGTTGATCATGATGTTGGAGCGCTTGCAGCGGGAGACCTCTTCGAGTGTCTCTTCGATGACGAGCGGATCGAGGCCGAAGGCGTTCTTGTAGATGCGGCCGTCGGGAAGGGTGAGAGCGCTGGGCTTGCCGTCGGTGATCATGACGATCTGCTTCATGTCCTTGTTCTGCTTGGCAAGGATGCGTTGGGCGAGGCGCAGGCCCTCGCGGGTGTTGGTGTAGTGCGGGCCGACCTTGACGCGGGAGAGTTGGGAGACGGGGACCTCTTCGGCGGTGTCGTGGAAGAGGACGAGGTTGAGGGTGTCGCCGGGGAACTGCGTGCGGATGAGGTGCGCGAGCGCCATGGCGACGCGCTTGGCGGGGGTGAAGCGGTCCTCGCCGTAGAGGATCATTGAGTGCGAGCAGTCGAGAAGCATGACGGTCGCGCAGGAGGATTGATAGTCGGACTGGTGGACGTAGAGGTCGGAGTATTCGATGTTGAGCGGGGCGTTCTCTTCGCCCTCGACGGCAGTGCGGATGCCTTCGCGGGCGAAGACGCTGGAGAGGGTTTCGGTGAGGTCGAGGTTGAGGGTGTCGCCGAATTCGTAGAGCTTAGAGGAGCCGTTGATCTCGACTCCGGCGGCCTCGTGGCGGGTGTCGTGGCGGCCGAAGTTGGATTTGCCCAGCGGGCCCAGC
This genomic interval from Edaphobacter bradus contains the following:
- a CDS encoding vWA domain-containing protein; the protein is MKRVRYTKFTGDLSSSIGLEELMQALSDFLLDSGFSDPYSSFSELNDQTIENLREAIRQALESGDLFDEEMQEKFDELSGEQVEELIDKIIQKMEEQNYINAEQPQQGQGEFGNGNENARFEVTDKGMDFLGYKALRELLGPLGKSNFGRHDTRHEAAGVEINGSSKLYEFGDTLNLDLTETLSSVFAREGIRTAVEGEENAPLNIEYSDLYVHQSDYQSSCATVMLLDCSHSMILYGEDRFTPAKRVAMALAHLIRTQFPGDTLNLVLFHDTAEEVPVSQLSRVKVGPHYTNTREGLRLAQRILAKQNKDMKQIVMITDGKPSALTLPDGRIYKNAFGLDPLVIEETLEEVSRCKRSNIMINTFMLANDFTLMQFVQKVSAMCRGKAYFTTPQTLGNYLLMDFMTRRMKTVH
- a CDS encoding DUF2076 domain-containing protein, encoding MTPQEQQMIQDLIERINQTQLPEKDLDAEKLLQQTLGRNPDALYILTQTVLVQQYALDQAQKQLADLRAQADQLRQQQPKRATSFLGNLLGHADEPSRPAPPPPPPPPPPQYTQEPQYAPVPSYAPSYGAPPQGGFLRSAMQTATGVAAGALAFEGIESLMHGFGHSESPGFGGFGDSSRPEIINNYYDDAAPHERSEHLSPDIEDRRGESRFSDAVSHDDHGDSLLDSDSSSDFADDSSSFDDGSDSSSDFDDSGSDDNF